A region from the Helicoverpa armigera isolate CAAS_96S chromosome 6, ASM3070526v1, whole genome shotgun sequence genome encodes:
- the LOC110376938 gene encoding 2-oxoglutarate and iron-dependent oxygenase JMJD4 codes for MTQPIELECSYDAEIPKHDYSDWSIDKAKFQQSSLDFEDFFTNFMLRNQPCIIHNVTESWKCAREWVNGDQINYDYMNNEYGDLIAPVADCNDIMFNSQCKSDMNIQQYIEYLKNPADCRLLYLKDWHLRRSRPEDNFYEVPQYFILDWLNEFAKDNNEDDFMFVYIGPKGSWTPLHEDVYCSYSWSVNILGRKKWILFPPDEEEKLKDKFGNLPLLFDPEKYHNVKYFEIVQEKGDALFVPSGWHHQVFNEKQTISINHNWINACNIDIVWKALEKSLLMVEHQIKDCENSPEYPEECQMILKSHFGMDFVSFVTFLCSIAKKRLSQLHGNPRVICNKYSLGISIIKFDLKNILKVMDLINVHPVFLNNRILCSKELEFLQLRKEIKTLFP; via the exons ATGACGCAACCAATAGAACTCGAGTGTTCATATGATGCAGAAATACCAAAACATGATTACAGCGATTGGAGTATTGATAAAGCCAAATTTCAGCAAAGCAGTTTAGATTTCGAAGATTTTTTCACCAATTTCATGTTAAGAAATCAACCCTGTATTATTCATAATGTAACTGAAAGCTGGAAATGTGCTAGAGAATGGGTTAATGGTGACCAGATTAATTATGACTATATGAATAATGAATATGGAGACTTGATCGCTCCTGTTGCTGATTGTAATGATATAATGTTTAATTCTCAATGCAAATCTGATATGAACATACAGCAGTACatagaatatttgaaaaatcctgCAGATTGCAGGTTGTTGTACCTGAAAGATTGGCACCTAAGAAGAAGTAGACCTGAAGATAATTTTTATGAAGTGCCGCAGTATTTTATATTGGATTGGTTAAATGAATTTGCCAAAGATAATAACGAAGATGATTTCATGTTTGTGTACATAGGACCTAAAGGCTCATG gacACCACTGCATGAAGATGTCTATTGTTCATATAGCTGGTCAGTCAATATTCTTGGAAGAAAAAAATGGATTTTGTTTCCACCTGATgaagaagaaaaattaaaagataagtTTGGTAACTTGCCTTTACTATTTGATCCAGAAAAATATCACAATGTTAAGTACTTTGAAATTGTTCAAGAAAAAGGAGATGCTCTATTTGTTCCATCTGGATGGCATCATcaagtttttaatgaaaaacaaacaatttccaTTAATCACAATTGGATAAATGCTTGTAACATAGATATAGTATGGAAAGCATTAGAAAAATCATTGTTAATGGTAGAGCATCAAATAAAAGATTGTGAAAATTCACCAGAATATCCAGAAGAATGTCAGATGATACTAAAATCGCACTTTGGCATGGATTTTGTGTCATTTGTGACATTTTTGTGTTCTATAGCCAAAAAAAGATTATCACAATTACATGGGAATCCACGAGTCATCTGTAACAAATACTCGCTAggaataagtataataaaatttgatttaaaaaatatattaaaagtgATGGACTTAATAAATGTACATCCAGTATTCCTTAATAATAGAATATTATGTTCCAAGGAACTAGAATTTTTACAATTAAGAAAGGAGATAAAAACCCTTTtcccataa
- the LOC110376939 gene encoding alpha-methylacyl-CoA racemase, with the protein MALKGIRVVEMMGLAPGPLCGTILADFGASVTVVQKMNPSPFDVMSNGKRMISLNLKTEEGVNVLKKLCATSDVLLDTFRPGVMEKLGLGPELVMKENSRLIYARLSGYGQNGFYKNSAGHDINYVAMSGILSLLSKKREPPTPPLNLLSDFAGGGVLCALGIVMALFERTKSGQGQIIDTSMTEGAAYVGKWLFKSRQLPIWSGEPGTNPLDGGFACYQTYRTKDGKFMAVGALEPQFYSNFLKGLQLPEEEFDQVGNNEHCKNKFQEIFLQKTQEEWCEIFKDIDACVTPVLDIDTVDKHKYWVSDSSFHRDSNDMVVPEPAPRMSRTPGISSAHKPLPKPGHHTIEILNELGYSKLDIENLLQNGHVYAIIKSNL; encoded by the exons ATGGCACTTAAAGGTATCAGAGTCGTTGAGATGATGGGATTAGCCCCAGGCCCATTATGTGGAACAATTTTAGCAGATTTCGGTGCAAGCGTAACCGTGGTTCAAAAG aTGAATCCAAGCCCTTTCGATGTTATGTCGAACGGAAAAAGAATGATATCGTTGAATTTAAAAACCGAAGAAGGTGTcaatgtattaaaaaagctttGTGCTACTTCAGATGTTCTTCTGGATACCTTTCGACCAGGCGTCATGGAAAAATTAGGACTGGGACCTGAACTTGTAATGAAAGAAAACTCCCGTCTAATCTATGCTAGATTATCTGGATACGGTCAAAACGGATTTTATAAGAATAGCGCTGGGCATGATATTAATTACGTTGCTATGTCTGGTATCCTTTCATTGCTTAGCAAAAAGCGAGaaccgccaacaccacccctTAACCTCCTCAGTGACTTTGCTGGAGGTGGAGTACTGTGCGCTTTGGGTATAGTGATGGCCTTGTTTGAGCGAACAAAATCAGGGCAAGGACAAATAATAGACACAAGCATGACGGAAGGAGCAGCATACGTAGGAAAATGGCTTTTTAAATCAAGGCAGTTGCCGATCTGGTCTGGTGAACCCGGTACAAACCCCTTGGATGGTGGATTTGCTTGTTATCAAACATATAGAACTAAAGATGGCAAGTTTATGGCAGTTGGAGCACTAGAAccacaattttattcaaattttttaAAAGGGTTGCAGCTACCTGAAGAAGAATTTGATCAAGTGGGTAATAATGAacactgtaaaaataaatttcaagaaatatttttgcaaaagacCCAAGAAGAATGGTGCGAGATCTTTAAAGATATTGATGCATGTGTCACTCCTGTGTTAGACATAGATACAGTTGATAAACACAAATATTGGGTATCTGATTCTTCTTTTCATAGAGATTCAAATGATATGGTGGTACCAGAACCAGCTCCTAGAATGTCCCGCACACCAGGAATATCTAGTGCTCACAAGCCTTTGCCAAAGCCAGGCCACCATACAATAGAAATATTAAATGAGTTAGGATATAGCAAACTTGACATTgaaaatcttcttcaaaatgGGCATGTGTATGCAATCATAAAATCCAATTTATAg